In Anastrepha obliqua isolate idAnaObli1 unplaced genomic scaffold, idAnaObli1_1.0 ptg000012l, whole genome shotgun sequence, a single window of DNA contains:
- the LOC129251266 gene encoding uncharacterized protein LOC129251266 — protein sequence MEKWATRTETNELKNLGTSSEDELLASSQETVNGKAVGHSTPSTLNQPSTSADAKGQKRQNVKKGLSRHKLSQRSLTILGKINKNEAEEKTHAKDAADKARCQKVVDEYLAFQATQKVEAVKRNRSQDESDKPTKKHKVSVHTASIPKPTKRSFNEVAREHLQIALVDEITNRGKPASDKWSEIEARLSRIVVDHVMANPEGHVPGFDSMEVVRGYRVIKCDDQLSLNFLQTVVCKIQSDWEGLRLKLIPASEIPRRPRAHIWIPNMEFEAKQLIPYLHAHNRTVPMDDWSIIKAEAPQKNSVSFLLQISEESIEPLGKVDNKLRFGVRKTQLKIFRSANPEDEQDEVDGANELLTGMQFDDAASTKNDGANE from the coding sequence ATGGAGAAATGGGCAACACGGACCGAAACCAATGAACTGAAGAATTTGGGAACTTCCTCAGAGGACGAACTCTTGGCCTCCAGCCAAGAGACGGTTAATGGCAAAGCTGTTGGCCACAGCACGCCATCAACCTTAAATCAACCATCCACATCCGCTGATGCCAAGGGGCAAAAGCGCCAAAACGTTAAAAAAGGTCTGTCCAGGCATAAGCTTTCCCAGAGGTCCCTGACTATTctcggaaaaataaataaaaatgaagctgAAGAGAAAACACATGCAAAGGACGCGGCCGATAAGGCAAGgtgccaaaaggtggtcgatgagTACTTGGCGTTCCAGGCCACCCAGAAGGTAGAAGCCGTGAAACGCAATCGTTCGCAGGACGAAAGCGACAAGCCGACGAAGAAGCACAAAGTGTCGGTTCACACCGCTTCAATACCAAAACCAACCAAGCGTTCATTTAATGAGGTGGCACGGGAGCACCTGCAAATAGCGTTGGTTGATGAAATAACTAACCGCGGTAAACCTGCATCGGATAAGTGGTCCGAAATCGAGGCACGGCTGTCCCGCATTGTCGTCGATCATGTCATGGCAAACCCGGAGGGTCATGTGCCAGGATTTGATTCAATGGAGGTGGTCCGCGGATACAGGGTGATCAAGTGCGATGATCAACTCTCCCTTAACTTCCTGCAAACAGTTGTATGCAAGATCCAGAGCGACTGGGAAGGTTTGAGGCTCAAACTAATCCCGGCCAGCGAAATCCCTCGACGGCCGAGGGCTCACATCTGGATTCCGAACATGGAATTCGAAGCTAAGCAACTTATTCCATACCTGCacgcacacaaccgcactgttccGATGGATGACTGGagcatcatcaaagcggaggctccgcaaaagaacAGTGTGTCCTTCCTTCTCCAAATATCGGAGGAGAGTATCGAGCCACTGGGAAAAGTGGACAATAAACTTCGGTTCGGCGTCAGGAAAACGCAACTGAAGATATTCCGATCTGCAAATCCGGAGGATGAACAGGACGAGGTTGACGGCGCCAACGAGTTGCTCACAGGCATGCAATTTGACGACGCCGCATCTACCAAAAACGATGGCGCTAATGAGTAG